One Ictalurus furcatus strain D&B chromosome 25, Billie_1.0, whole genome shotgun sequence DNA window includes the following coding sequences:
- the arf6a gene encoding ADP-ribosylation factor 6a, protein MGKMLSKIFGNKEMRILMLGLDAAGKTTILYKLKLGQSVTTIPTVGFNVETVTYKNVKFNVWDVGGQDKIRPLWRHYYTGTQGLIFVVDCADRDRIDEARQELHRIINDREMRDAIILIFANKQDLPDAMKPHEIQEKLGLTRIRDRNWYVQPSCATTGDGLYEGLTWLTSNYKS, encoded by the coding sequence ATGGGGAAAATGCTTTCAAAGATCTTCGGAAACAAGGAGATGAGAATATTGATGCTTGGACTTGACGCGGCCGGGAAGACGACCATCCTTTACAAACTCAAACTGGGACAGTCGGTCACCACCATTCCAACTGTGGGCTTCAACGTGGAAACAGTCACATATAAGAATGTGAAGTTTAACGTGTGGGACGTGGGAGGTCAAGACAAGATCCGACCGCTTTGGCGGCACTACTACACTGGCACACAGGGGCTCATTTTTGTGGTGGACTGTGCTGACAGAGATCGCATCGACGAGGCCAGACAGGAGCTGCACCGCATCATCAATGACCGCGAGATGAGGGACGCCATCATTTTGATATTTGCCAACAAGCAAGATCTGCCGGACGCGATGAAGCCACATGAGATCCAAGAGAAGCTTGGTTTGACCCGCATCCGTGACAGGAATTGGTATGTGCAGCCCTCGTGTGCTACCACAGGTGATGGACTATACGAGGGCCTGACCTGGCTCACTTCAAATTACAAATCTTAA